The Rattus norvegicus strain BN/NHsdMcwi chromosome 2, GRCr8, whole genome shotgun sequence nucleotide sequence CTCTTAACACACAACATGCAAGCCAGATCACAGATCAGATGGATCAAGATTTAGAGTAAGGCTATTTTAAGTAGCTAAAGATTCCACTTGAGAATGGTCCTCAGGGTCATTTTCCTGTGTACAGCCGGTCACATCTAAAACACTGACATCCCGACAGCTCCCTTAGGAGGAAGGCCAGACAGACCCAATTGTCAGACATAAAAAGTCAGGGGTGTGGAGGAATAACCTTAGAGAAAGGGGGTGAAGAAGGCCCAAGAGGAgttcaaaagacaaaaaagaagaggagggggagaactCCCTGATACACCTCCTGGCCCAAGTGGCAAAATGAACAACCAACCACTCCACTCCATATCTGAGCTCTCGGGCAGGCTCAAGGGTTGGTTACTAAGGGTTTATTTCTGGTGGTGAACTGTCTCTTCCTGTCCTTCCAAGTTTTAAGGGCATAGCTAAGGGGTTGCATCTAGTGTGCGTGTGTGGCCCCATGACACCACAACGTGCTCCTCACTTACTGGTCTCACCGTACATGCTGTTTTCCCCTTCACAGGGATAGCCGGCTCCTAATCCTGCCTCTCCGTGTCTTTGGACCAGCTGGTCCCGTAGGCAGGTGGCTGGCTTAAGGCAATGAAACAGCTTGATAAGCCTGTAACGGGTATGGTCCTGTGACCCCGCCCCCACACACCTCATAGACTTGTACTCAATTACCTGCTTAGTGTAGGCTGGAACTGCCTCACACCCAGTTTTCACAAGGGCCACAGCATTTGATAGTTGGGAAAATTGGTGAAAAACCTTACAGAGAAAGTCACAAGCTTTTACTTAgtctcacttatttttttttttagaccagaAAGTGGAAACAATAATTACTCTTTAGTCATATGATTTGTGGGGAGCACTTATTTCAACAAGCAGACACCCTTTAACACATCAGAAAGTATGATAGGGCACTTCTTTCAGATGCTAACTTTCACATGTCCCTTCTTGGGCTCAGAAAGGATCACACCGTGGGTCTTAGACGGGATCCACAGAAAAGCCTTCTTCACATAAGTGTGTGCTGAGAGCTATACACATCTTGATGGAAAGACCTTCAACTAAATATAAAGCCACCGTCTCTCCCCTGCTGTGCCCCAGAGAAACTAAGAATGTTTGTGCTTGGTCAAGCACAAACTTGGCATCTAACCTGAGGCTAAGTTTAACCTAACGCATCTCTTGGTTTCCAGTCTCAGGCTTACCTTCAGTAAACCATGTCTTCTCCTGAGTGGCATGCTTAGCTAGTCCTACTATGCCAGAGTTGGAGACCCAAAATGTAAGCATGGCCTTATGATCAACTGGTGGGTGGGCTGGCCTGCCCTCTTTATTTCTTAAGTCATATTATGGTTTCACACGCACTGATCTATCTCAGAAACCCTTTTGGGAAAGCTAAGCACCTTCCTCCATCACAGAGGCACATGTAACCATGCTGAGTCACTTCCTTTGTTGCTCCCCGAGTTCCCATATAAAGTTATCGACAGAGCCTACCTTGCCCGTCTAACCCAACGTGCCTGCTCACCATAGGTTAACACTGACAATATTAGTCACATCAACTGCTCAAGGCCTGAGGCCAGGCAGATAACCACTGAGTTCATCTGTAAAGAAAGTGATCGGAGTCATCTGTAAGAATAAAAGGCATGGTGGCTACCCACGACTCCAAGCTACTTCCATTGACCCCTCTTCATAGTGCCATAAACTAACCCGGCACTCTGAGCAGTGCCAGCAGGGAAACAGTGTGGAGTCCTTAATGGTCTTCATTATCCTAAAGTTGGtcattgttttcttatttataagTTTCTCCTCTCTTCATACTCCTACTGCTGAGTTCCAACTTACTTGATTTTTAAACCACAGAAGGACTTTAAAAGACTTTCTTTGAAGTTTGACGTAAAAAAAGAACTTTTCGGAAATTGACTTTGTTTGAAGGAGCctccaccactgccaccacaCCTACACGGGCATTGTTTAGCTAGACATCCTTGAAGGAGCCACACAGATATCCTGAAGGTAAGTACCCACATTAGAACCGAACCGTGCTGATTGCCAGGGTGGGGAAGGGGGGTGGCCAGGGCTGGATTCTCAAAGAGAGTAGAACTTAGAAGGAAGATTTTTGGGTATTAAGACACTTTGACGACCAGTTGTGGCCTGggacctttaatcctagcactgggggagGCAGAGCtatctgagtttgagaccagccttgagaagccaaaagaaagaaagaaagaaagaaagaaagaaagaaagaaagaaagaaagagagagagaaagaaagggagagagagaaacagagacagacagagacagagacagagagacacagagagagtgtgttaCCATACACCCTCTTTCACCAGAtctttcagttttatattttGCTAACCACAGGAAGAAACTcgagaaaaaaaattctgttgtGTTGTGATGACAGACAGGGCCATATGACAGCGCCAGAACGAGTCTTCCTTGGACTACAATCTGATGAACAGAAACTTGCTTCACACACATGCTTCACAGGATCTGGAACTATCTTCAGGGTTTTTCTTAACCACCCGAGGCACGGTCACcctcaaagaaaaattaaaatggagaGCTCAAAATTCTGCTTGCCTGAGAGAAGGTGactttatttaatttcatttttttaacggAATCGTGGTCCTTAATCCCCCAAGTCCATAAAGAGTTCTCAGGTTGATTatctgaaataaaaaaacaaacaaacaaaccccaaccAGTTATACAGCTTATTCGTGGCCATGCGGATTTGGTAGTTGAGTGGGTAAGCAGCCCTGAGTTACATGGGACCCACCTTGACTGCCTATCATGACCGTTAAGGTCTCCAGCTGGACTACCTAGGTTTGAATCAtgtcctgtctctgtgtctcaggTTCCCCATCTATAAAATCAGTACAGTAATTGTGCTTAAGTCATGAGGTTCTAAACGGGATTCAATcaataataaatacacaaattaaAATGCCCCTAGTTAGCTGTACTTACTCATTAAGAAACTAAGATTTGGaaggtatttctttcttttccttgacTCTGAGTTATGGCTTTATAACTAGGGCTTTATTCCAGGTGTTTTCAGCCTCTCCTGGGCATGTTTTCCTGTCAGTAGAGGGGGCAGAGGGCTTGTCCTGGGGTGAATGGTTGGGTTGGGACGCCTACAGCCCaacagggaaagaaggaagaagctgCAGTTGTTACAGGTGCCTACTTCCCACCTACACACAAGCCTACTCAGAGGAAGGAACCCTTTTCAGCGTGGGGGTGGCATTCATGTCAAAAGGGGATGTTTGGTGGtgttattttctctttccacaAATGCGGATGTTTAAAATAGGGTTTTATCCAGTCGGCATAGGTGACATACGGACCATGTATAATGGTGGACTTGGGTCTGGCAGAGGACAAAAGCCAGATCTCACCAAAACCGAGTTGTGGTTTTCCATGGACTATGGCCAGGGAATTTCCCCAAGGGTTGCTAGCACAGACCCCTCTGTTGCCTTGGCAAATTGCCTGCAGAGTTCTGGACTGGTTTAGAATGGATCTTTCTCGGAGCGGGTTAACTGGGGTTTTGGCTGTATTTCCCTGGGGCATGCCAGCGACTCACATTTCCCCTCTGAACCCCCCTCGGAGCCCCACTGTACTCATGAAGGGTAATCATATTTATTCCTTGTTCTTTCCTGTGTTTTGACTCCCTGCCCTGCAGACCTGGCCTGCAGCCAGGGGACCCAATTGCTGAGCTGTATCTAAGGCTATGTTTAACAGGACATATTGTCTTGTAGCGCATTTACAAGTTTAGGGGTGGTTTTGAGCTTGAGTGGCCACTGTAGGGATTGACATAGAGTCCATattgtcttcctgtgtcccttcaGAGGGCCTGTAGCTCAGGTTTATTTAAGAAGCTTTTAGGTCTCTGAAAATTCCCCCGGTGAGCTTTGAGTAAACACAGCAAGGATCctagaagggattttttttttctattttgaaacaAATAGGTTATGTTCCACAGAGTCTAAGTCTGGCCAAAGGGAAAGGTGATGAAGTGTTCTTGTCCTATGAAAACTTTTATGACCATCCTTCATCTGATTTTGCCCTCCAAAGAGGGAAAGACGATGCAAATGAGGCGATATAAAATTACCATATGCACGAGTGGGACTCTAAATACTTCTGGAGTGTCCTTAACTGATTCGAAGTGCAGGGCAAAATTTGAATTTTGAACAAGGAGAGAAAATTCATTTAATCAGAGGCTGGGGAAAGATGGCAGCCAGTGAAGGGTAATTGTGTACTTGCTAGACGTCTCTAAAGCAGATGACAATGAACATTTGGCTGATTTGAATGAGAAGCCACattcctcccccaccccgcctcctctcctcttctcttctttttaccCTCAAGTGTAGTTTCGATATGACTAGGGAATGGACACTAAAAATATTTCTGGAATGACGTGACCCTCTGTCTCCCCATCCAGGAGAGCGACAAGGCTGTACAAGACACAGCACATGCTTTCCGTTCATTTCTGGCAGACTCGGGGTCCACCTACAGATGCTGCTTCTTCATCAGCTAATGGCATTCAGACCCTCACCCACCGACGCTGTCAGACAAGCAACTGGACAGGACAGCTCAGCAGCAGGACGCTGGCCACAATCACGGCCAGAGCCTCAGCCCCCTGGCTACAGACCACCTCTGCTGCCTCTCTTGGgagccctcccacctccctctggATTGCCGAGGCCCCACCACAGGGGCTGAAGAACTGGGTGGCGGTGGCAGCTGTGGCAGTGGTACCTACAGCCTTCCGGCCAGCTCAGGCACGTGGGAACCTGTTTCAGGCCACTCTGCGGCCCCTCCGGGATCAGAGGGGGACTCAGGACAGCCTCAGCGCTCACCACTGTCTCTTCTTGTATTTAAAACCTGGGCAAGGACTAAGAATGGAAGGCGGTACTTCTGACATGAACTCACAGACCAGCCTGACGCCTGCAGAGGACCCGGCAAGCCGACCACAGGACAACCCGGAGCCCAGGCAGCAGCTGCGGCCACTACCTGAGCCTTCAGCCTCTACCCAGCCTGAAGCCAAGTATGTGGAGATGTGTGCTTCAGCTCGAGTCGGAAGGGAGAGCCCCCAGACCATGAAACTGCTACTGGAACACTGCCCTGAGGAGCAGGCCTCCAGGAGCCCAAAGACAAAAGCCCCGGATGAACCCAGCAGCGGTGCCCCTGAGGCTCCAACCCCGGGGGAAAGCCCTTCTTCCGCCCAATGTCTCAGCTCCCAGGCTTGTGAGAACGACTtcttatcttcctcctcctcctctatggACAGTGCAGAAGACAATGGCCTTTCCAAAATGGATGGTCCCACCAAGTTACTGGGGACCCtggccacctcctcctcttccttaggCTTTGAGAGTGAGCCGGAAAGGAGCTGCCAACCATACAGGGGAGAAGAAGCCGGAGacagggcaggagcaggagagggTAGAAGAGAAGGGGTCGATGATGGGACAAGGTGCAAAGACATTATCGCCAAGTCCCATGGCAAGAGGGGCCCCGTGAAAAACGAGGAAGCACACTACATCACCACCCACGAGATCCAGCTGAGCGAGGTAGAGCAGGGTATGGATTTCGACGTGGGACTGGCTTCTCGCTGGGACTTCGAGGACAACAACGTGATCTATTCGTTCGTggactatgcttcctttggtggCAGTGATGAGACCCCAGGAGACATCACCACTGAAGAAGACGATGACAACAGCTGTTACGTCAGCACCACGCCAAGCACCAACACCACACGGACTCCCAGCCCCATCAGCAGCGACCTGGCTCGCCCCAGCACGGGCAGCAGCGGCCGTGACACCAGCAGCACGGAAGTGGGCAGCGGCCCCTCTGACAGTGACACTATTCCTCCACCCACTGGACCTGGCACTGCCGCTCCACCTGAGCCTTTGCTGGAGCCCCGGGAGGCAGCCTCGGGGGCATCGGCCACTGCTGCAAGCAGCTGTGGGGGTGCAGCAAGCCAGATCCTCCTATCAATCAAGCCAACTTCCCGGGCTATAAATGAACCTAGCAACGTGCGTGCAAAGCAAAACATTATTTATGCTGCCAAGCATGAGGGCGACATGAGCCTCCGAGTCTCTACAGCTGCCGAGCACAACTCAAGTTCGCTGAAGCAAATTTCGGCTGCAGCCGTGGCTCAAGACCATGCAAAGAAATTCATTGCTGTCCCTGCTCGCCTGCAAACCAGGTGCGGGGCCATCCGGGCCAAGGAGCTGGTGGACTACTCCAGCGGAGCCTCCAGTGCAGTGAGTGAGCTAGACGATGCAGACAAAGAGGTGAGGAACCTAACCTCCAGGGCCTTCCGGAGTCTTGCCTACCCCTATTTTGAGGCTCTGAACATCAGCTCCCGAGAATCCTCTACCACACTCTCCGAGGTGGGCTTTGGACGATGGTCAACCTTCCTAGACTTAAAATGTGGAGGCCTTGGCGCCAGAGTGGAGCAGAGCCTGCTGAGGAGCAGTGCAGCCTCTGTGGCTGCAGGTTTGAGGAAGGGCGGCGGCGCCCGAGCCCCGGCAGATCAGCTCTACCTTCAGGCCAAGAAGTCCCAGACCAAGGCCTTGGAGTTTGTGGTCAGCAAAGTCGAGGGAGAAATCAAACATGTGGAGACGCCCTTGTGCTTCCAGAAACAGGTCCAAACTGGCTCTCGGGTGGTCACGCTTCTGGAGCCCCTGAATCTCCGCAGTGAGAGCAAAGCCAGCTCCGCCACTGGGCCCTGCAGAGTCACCAAAGGTTCTAACAAGGGTCCCGGGTCTGTGTACACGGACGATGGATCAGAGACCTCCGACAGTAGCAAGCCTGCCGCTCGCGGTGACGGCCCCCAGAAGAAGTCCAAATTCGCTTCCAGTCTGCTCAAAAACGTTATTTCCAAGAAGATGCAGCGAGAACACGAGTTCaaaatggagagaggagaggtcaCTGATACATCTCACCATAACCCCCCCAGCGCTAAGGAGGCGGACGGACCTCCTGGGGCTGAGAAGCCGTGGGAGCGGGGTCTGCAGAGGCAGAGTTCACGGCACTCCGAGGCTAGTTCTGAGTACACTGTGGTCAGTGTGTCTGATGCCGGTGGAGAAGGCTCTGTGGTAGGTTCTAAGTCCCCCGTTTTCAAAGCCAGTACTCCTCGAGAGAGTAACACGGGCTCCGGCCGAAATCTCTCCGACGGACACACAGAAGTGTGTGAAATTAAAAAGAGTGCTTCAGAGACCGTGAAGGGCATCTTCCTTCGGAGTCAGAACAGCGCCTTCCGGACATGGAAGGAGAAGGAGGCGGAGAAGCTGGAGGAGAAAGTTCCCATCGGGAAGCTGAAGCTCCCCAAAGGTGGGGACTGGAGGGCTGATCTTGGGGAGATCTCGGCCAGCAAGTCCACCATCATGTCTCGACTCTTTGTTCCCAACATCCAGCAGACACCCAAGGACAAACAGCCAGAGAAGCAGGCCACCAAATACCCTGCTGCTGCCCAGACTACCTCCATGGCAGTGATCAGACCCAAGGCTCCTGAAATCAAGATCCGGCTGGGAAGTGTACAACAGCCAAGCTCAGACTTCAACATTGCTAAGTTGCTCACGCCCAAGCTGGCTAgtggcagcagtggcagctcaAACCTCTTCAAGACCGTTGAGGATAACAGCAGGACCCAGCAGAAACTCTTCCGAGGTGGGGACAGTCTGGAAAAGGTACCCCACTTCCAGGTGAGAGATTTTAGAGACAAGTCCAAGGCCCCGGGACCTCTCCACCAGGTGAGGGATGTGAGGAAGCTAATCAAAGGGTCGGGAGATAGCAGCGACAAGGGCAGCGTCACACCAGAGCAGGGCTTGACAGGGCCTAAGCCTAGGCAGCTGACTCCTGCCTCTGGAGGATCCAGGTCCTTGTCCCCTATGGTGACTATGGTTGTGAATCCAAAAGAAGACGGTGTGGATCGAGAGCCCAGGGAAGGTGCGTGCAAAGCGGGGAACAGCAGTAGACTCTTGAACTCCTCCCCAGAAGGGACTGTCTTGGTTCACAGGGCATCTGGCAGGCTGCCTGTGGCCACCATTGCCCCCAATAAATCCGAGCAGGGTTCTTACCTACCTGTGCTCAAGATCGTCTCCAAAGCTTCTGCTCAGAGGACCCCGGAGAAGCCCAAAGAGGAAGAGGtcaaggaggaggggaaagcccCAAAGCCAGCCCGGAATGCCTTAGAGAAGCTGACAGCTGCTGTGAGGTCCATGGAGGAGCTGTACAGCTTCAACAGGAATGAATGGAAGCGCAAAAGTGACCCCTTGCCCATGATGGCTGACAGCCATGTCCTGTCACTCATAGCcagtgaggagaaggaaggggtagTTGGACCCGAAGGAGACCCTGACAAGCTGGCCAAGCAGCTGGGACAGGTGGAAGAACGGAACACGGGACACAAAGGCGGTGTGGTCCTGCGAGCGGCTCCCATAGAACGTCTGCAGAGGAGAAACTCAAACCCCAGCACGGAGAGCGTGTCTGCCcgtgcagctgcctttgagaaCATGGCCAGAGAAAGGCCCCGGTCTCTCTATATTCCTCCAGTCCACAAAGACCCGGAAAGAGCGCAACCTTtgcagcccctccccccactccccagcaATCGGAATGTGTTCACCGTGAGCGCCAGCAGCAGTGCTCAAAAAACTGGGGGCATCGCTGGCAAGTTCCCACAAGGACCCTCTCCCGAGGGCCTTTCGACAGCCAAGGGCATCAAATCACAGGGACTCAGATCCCTCAAGATCTCCCCGGCCACCCGAGCCCCTCCTGATGATGCCGCCAACAGGAAAACTGCTGTCAGTTTGGAGAAGAGCAACAGCGATTGTGAGAATTATCTGACTATCCCCCTTAAGGGAACTGCTGCTTCAGGGGAGTTGCTCGGCAGGCCTGGGGCTTCCAGAGATGGGGCCCCCAGCTCCTCAGATGCTACTCTCTGTAGTTTACCTCCACTGAGTGCCCGCAGCCAGGTCCCCAACAACCCCAAAGGATCGCTAGTCAGCGGAACCAGCAGACCAGCTTGGCGTACCAAACCAGACAACCACCGAGAAACAGTTGCTGCCCCCACAGGACCGCAGAGCCCCGAGCATACTCCTACCACTATCTACCACCAACAGGCGTTGCCCTTTACCCTCCAGGGCACCCAGCCTCAGGTCCTCTGCTTCTCCCCACCCGGTAtgccagccccagcccctgcagGCCCAACTGCTGTCCCCACAGACCCCTTTCAGCAGACACAGCCTCAGCAGACACAGCGCAAGATGCTCCTGGATGTGACCACCGGCCAGTATTATCTGGTGGACACTCCAGTTCAACCCATGACCCGGAGATTGTTTGACCCCGAGACAGGACAATATGTGGATGTGCCCATGACTTCTCAACAACAGCCCGTGGCACCCATGTCCCTCCCTGTACCTCCTCTGGCCCTGAGTCCTGGGGCCTATGGGCCCACCTACATGATCTATCCTGGATTCCTGCCTACAGTGCTGCCCCCCAATGCCCTGCAGCCCACGCCCATTGCTCACACACCAGGAGGCAGTGAGCTTTCTGTGGCAGCAGAGACCCCCAGCAAAGAGACAGCGACAGCGTTCACTGAAGCCCCTTACTTCATGGCCTCTGGTCAGtcccctgcctcctcttcctcctcagccccGGCAGCTACATCCCAGCTTGTGGGCGCCAAGGGCTTCGCCCAGTTGCACGGCAAGCCTGTCATCAGCATCACCTCACAGCCCTTGGGGCCACGGATCATTGCTCCCCCGTCCTTTGATGGCACCACCATGAGCTTCGTGGTGGAACACAGATGACAAGAGGCTCAGGAAAGCAGAACGGAAGGAACAGCTCCTGGTGAGTGGGTTTTACCCTGGTGGTCTGACGATCCAGTGGCTTTGTGTCTTTGGGAGTGGGAGAGTTACAGAGGCTATCTGTAATCGTGGGCATTCTGGGAAACCAAGACTAAACTCTGCCTGATTCGTGAAGTAACTAATGTGTTGCCCACATTCCCTCACTCCTCAATCTGGACAGCCTTCGCCCTTT carries:
- the C2h4orf54 gene encoding uncharacterized protein C4orf54 homolog isoform X1, whose protein sequence is MTAPERVFLGLQSDEQKLASHTCFTGSGTIFRVFLNHPRHGHPQRKIKMESSKFCLPERRRATRLYKTQHMLSVHFWQTRGPPTDAASSSANGIQTLTHRRCQTSNWTGQLSSRTLATITARASAPWLQTTSAASLGSPPTSLWIAEAPPQGLKNWVAVAAVAVVPTAFRPAQARGNLFQATLRPLRDQRGTQDSLSAHHCLFLYLKPGQGLRMEGGTSDMNSQTSLTPAEDPASRPQDNPEPRQQLRPLPEPSASTQPEAKYVEMCASARVGRESPQTMKLLLEHCPEEQASRSPKTKAPDEPSSGAPEAPTPGESPSSAQCLSSQACENDFLSSSSSSMDSAEDNGLSKMDGPTKLLGTLATSSSSLGFESEPERSCQPYRGEEAGDRAGAGEGRREGVDDGTRCKDIIAKSHGKRGPVKNEEAHYITTHEIQLSEVEQGMDFDVGLASRWDFEDNNVIYSFVDYASFGGSDETPGDITTEEDDDNSCYVSTTPSTNTTRTPSPISSDLARPSTGSSGRDTSSTEVGSGPSDSDTIPPPTGPGTAAPPEPLLEPREAASGASATAASSCGGAASQILLSIKPTSRAINEPSNVRAKQNIIYAAKHEGDMSLRVSTAAEHNSSSLKQISAAAVAQDHAKKFIAVPARLQTRCGAIRAKELVDYSSGASSAVSELDDADKEVRNLTSRAFRSLAYPYFEALNISSRESSTTLSEVGFGRWSTFLDLKCGGLGARVEQSLLRSSAASVAAGLRKGGGARAPADQLYLQAKKSQTKALEFVVSKVEGEIKHVETPLCFQKQVQTGSRVVTLLEPLNLRSESKASSATGPCRVTKGSNKGPGSVYTDDGSETSDSSKPAARGDGPQKKSKFASSLLKNVISKKMQREHEFKMERGEVTDTSHHNPPSAKEADGPPGAEKPWERGLQRQSSRHSEASSEYTVVSVSDAGGEGSVVGSKSPVFKASTPRESNTGSGRNLSDGHTEVCEIKKSASETVKGIFLRSQNSAFRTWKEKEAEKLEEKVPIGKLKLPKGGDWRADLGEISASKSTIMSRLFVPNIQQTPKDKQPEKQATKYPAAAQTTSMAVIRPKAPEIKIRLGSVQQPSSDFNIAKLLTPKLASGSSGSSNLFKTVEDNSRTQQKLFRGGDSLEKVPHFQVRDFRDKSKAPGPLHQVRDVRKLIKGSGDSSDKGSVTPEQGLTGPKPRQLTPASGGSRSLSPMVTMVVNPKEDGVDREPREGACKAGNSSRLLNSSPEGTVLVHRASGRLPVATIAPNKSEQGSYLPVLKIVSKASAQRTPEKPKEEEVKEEGKAPKPARNALEKLTAAVRSMEELYSFNRNEWKRKSDPLPMMADSHVLSLIASEEKEGVVGPEGDPDKLAKQLGQVEERNTGHKGGVVLRAAPIERLQRRNSNPSTESVSARAAAFENMARERPRSLYIPPVHKDPERAQPLQPLPPLPSNRNVFTVSASSSAQKTGGIAGKFPQGPSPEGLSTAKGIKSQGLRSLKISPATRAPPDDAANRKTAVSLEKSNSDCENYLTIPLKGTAASGELLGRPGASRDGAPSSSDATLCSLPPLSARSQVPNNPKGSLVSGTSRPAWRTKPDNHRETVAAPTGPQSPEHTPTTIYHQQALPFTLQGTQPQVLCFSPPGMPAPAPAGPTAVPTDPFQQTQPQQTQRKMLLDVTTGQYYLVDTPVQPMTRRLFDPETGQYVDVPMTSQQQPVAPMSLPVPPLALSPGAYGPTYMIYPGFLPTVLPPNALQPTPIAHTPGGSELSVAAETPSKETATAFTEAPYFMASGQSPASSSSSAPAATSQLVGAKGFAQLHGKPVISITSQPLGPRIIAPPSFDGTTMSFVVEHR
- the C2h4orf54 gene encoding uncharacterized protein C4orf54 homolog, which codes for MLSVHFWQTRGPPTDAASSSANGIQTLTHRRCQTSNWTGQLSSRTLATITARASAPWLQTTSAASLGSPPTSLWIAEAPPQGLKNWVAVAAVAVVPTAFRPAQARGNLFQATLRPLRDQRGTQDSLSAHHCLFLYLKPGQGLRMEGGTSDMNSQTSLTPAEDPASRPQDNPEPRQQLRPLPEPSASTQPEAKYVEMCASARVGRESPQTMKLLLEHCPEEQASRSPKTKAPDEPSSGAPEAPTPGESPSSAQCLSSQACENDFLSSSSSSMDSAEDNGLSKMDGPTKLLGTLATSSSSLGFESEPERSCQPYRGEEAGDRAGAGEGRREGVDDGTRCKDIIAKSHGKRGPVKNEEAHYITTHEIQLSEVEQGMDFDVGLASRWDFEDNNVIYSFVDYASFGGSDETPGDITTEEDDDNSCYVSTTPSTNTTRTPSPISSDLARPSTGSSGRDTSSTEVGSGPSDSDTIPPPTGPGTAAPPEPLLEPREAASGASATAASSCGGAASQILLSIKPTSRAINEPSNVRAKQNIIYAAKHEGDMSLRVSTAAEHNSSSLKQISAAAVAQDHAKKFIAVPARLQTRCGAIRAKELVDYSSGASSAVSELDDADKEVRNLTSRAFRSLAYPYFEALNISSRESSTTLSEVGFGRWSTFLDLKCGGLGARVEQSLLRSSAASVAAGLRKGGGARAPADQLYLQAKKSQTKALEFVVSKVEGEIKHVETPLCFQKQVQTGSRVVTLLEPLNLRSESKASSATGPCRVTKGSNKGPGSVYTDDGSETSDSSKPAARGDGPQKKSKFASSLLKNVISKKMQREHEFKMERGEVTDTSHHNPPSAKEADGPPGAEKPWERGLQRQSSRHSEASSEYTVVSVSDAGGEGSVVGSKSPVFKASTPRESNTGSGRNLSDGHTEVCEIKKSASETVKGIFLRSQNSAFRTWKEKEAEKLEEKVPIGKLKLPKGGDWRADLGEISASKSTIMSRLFVPNIQQTPKDKQPEKQATKYPAAAQTTSMAVIRPKAPEIKIRLGSVQQPSSDFNIAKLLTPKLASGSSGSSNLFKTVEDNSRTQQKLFRGGDSLEKVPHFQVRDFRDKSKAPGPLHQVRDVRKLIKGSGDSSDKGSVTPEQGLTGPKPRQLTPASGGSRSLSPMVTMVVNPKEDGVDREPREGACKAGNSSRLLNSSPEGTVLVHRASGRLPVATIAPNKSEQGSYLPVLKIVSKASAQRTPEKPKEEEVKEEGKAPKPARNALEKLTAAVRSMEELYSFNRNEWKRKSDPLPMMADSHVLSLIASEEKEGVVGPEGDPDKLAKQLGQVEERNTGHKGGVVLRAAPIERLQRRNSNPSTESVSARAAAFENMARERPRSLYIPPVHKDPERAQPLQPLPPLPSNRNVFTVSASSSAQKTGGIAGKFPQGPSPEGLSTAKGIKSQGLRSLKISPATRAPPDDAANRKTAVSLEKSNSDCENYLTIPLKGTAASGELLGRPGASRDGAPSSSDATLCSLPPLSARSQVPNNPKGSLVSGTSRPAWRTKPDNHRETVAAPTGPQSPEHTPTTIYHQQALPFTLQGTQPQVLCFSPPGMPAPAPAGPTAVPTDPFQQTQPQQTQRKMLLDVTTGQYYLVDTPVQPMTRRLFDPETGQYVDVPMTSQQQPVAPMSLPVPPLALSPGAYGPTYMIYPGFLPTVLPPNALQPTPIAHTPGGSELSVAAETPSKETATAFTEAPYFMASGQSPASSSSSAPAATSQLVGAKGFAQLHGKPVISITSQPLGPRIIAPPSFDGTTMSFVVEHR